caaattaaaaaaaaaattttgttaattcaaAGTGATTTATTATCGTATTGGAAATCTATAGTAtagctataaaaatttatttcttagaatttattgttgttatataaaaaaagataaattaaatttaaaatctattaagaAAACGACAATGtagcagaaaataattttgattactgccagtaataattaacaaacaaGTTGATGGTTTAAGGTTGACTCAACtggcatttatttatttgattaatagtTACATGACATTTCGACCCTAGCTTTGGACCCTTATCAAGTGATATAACAGAAAGTCAAAAACGCATGCTTAAAAccgttttaaagttttattattttattttattaaaacgaaaATTGTAAATGTGAGTGATTACAgtgacattttaaattttgttatgtattctgtttttctttcattctcgTGATTTcgttttttcacattttcatgCTCTCTTACTTTTTTGTATTCTTGCGTTGATATTTTTGCATTCTTGCATTCTTATATCTTATTCTTATATTCCCacgattttaatttcttattacgtactttactattttttcattttcacttcttcatgcttttttatactaatacaatttcatttttgttcttaCGTTTATACTCTTTTCCTATTTCTTggttttttattctgtttttttttcttttttggttTCTCTTCTTtgcttttattcttttacacTTTTGTTCTTACGTTTTTActcttttcatatttcttggttctttattctgtttttgttcctttgcggttttcttttttgcttttattcttaaaattgtttacatatttttaatggtttattttatattttaatataggattaaaaaaatgtcaaatatagACGCAATAGGTACACAACTCTAAaatgagaattgaaaaaacttgatccaattaaattattatctgaagaaattataaatccatataaattcacgatttaattatgtaagtatataaatttatgcatagctttttaaaactaatttattttaaattctaaaaaaattattttttagaatttgtcattatataaaaaagataaagtaaataatctataaaacaatatttattacatgtatattaaggtatatataaaatgtttttactttcttcaaaaaataaacaagtaaacaaattaaaaataaattttaaaatgtattttatattttaatttttttaaaaacttattttatattaaaagattaaataaaattaatgtatattggcaattatttatgtttttaaatttatttcaatttatttattaaagttttttttaattacaaaacatttttcatatattttaatgtatatataataaatggttttttacaattttttagtgtactttattctattatataaccacaaatttaaaaaaaatttttttttaatttaaagtgattTATTATCGTTTTGGAAATCTATAGTAtagctataaaaatttatttcttagaatttattgttgttatataaaaaaaagtaaattaaatttaaaatctattaagaAAACGACAATGTAGCAGAAAATCATTTTGATTACTGCcagtaataattaacaaacaaGTTGATGGTTTAAGGTTGACTCAACtggcatttatttatttgattaatagtTACACGACATTTCGACCCTAGCTTTGGACCCTTATCAAGTGATATAACAGAAAGTCAGAAACGCATGTTTAAAAccgttttaaagttttattattttattttattaaaacgaaaATTGTAAATGTGAGTCATTACAgtgacattttaaattttgttatgtattctatttttctttcattctcgTGATTTCGTTCTTTCACATTTTCATGCTCtctcatttttttgtattctcGCGTTGATATTTTCGCATTCTTGCATTCTTATACCGTCTTATTCTTATATTCccacgattttattttattattacgtactttactattttttcattttcactTCATGTTTTTTGAGAAACGcatgtttaaaacttttaaagttttaaacatGCGTTTTTGACTTTTTGGTATAACACTTGATAAAGATCCAAAGCTAGGGCTGAAATGTCGTGTAActattaatgatataaataatgatataaataaatgccagttgaatctattaaaaaaacatataatacatgtacattaaaatatataaaaaatatttcgtaatttcttccaaaaaataataaataaatgaataaataaaataaagttaacaaacttgaatattaaaaattattttaaaaatatattattaaataaataatttctatgtttcaataaaaaaatttatacaatataaatatatacttttagaaaacaagtATTGTACAtgttaagttttataaaaatttattttatataaaagaattaataaaataattgaaacatatattctaactttataaagtataaaataataattaatattttataattatgttataattactataaatttcctaaacatttttataaactataatgtacacgtaaaaaatgttttttttacaaacttttaattaacttaaatgaaaatctatagtacacgtaaatgtataaatatttattaacagtgaataatgcagcaataaaaaaatttaaatattaaaaaaaaatttgttgttatataaaaaggataatgtaaatatctataaaaacgtttttttttttaatgtataaaaaatgtgttatttattaaaataaataaataaattttaaaacattgaaatataaaagattattataaaaatttattgttaaataaataaataatttttatattttaatataaaaaaaattatacaaaatatatgtttggaaaaatgttattacatatttcaatctttataaaaaattattttacataaaactgttaataaaaatattgtatattctaACTCTATAaggtacataataattattaatattttatggttacattgcattttattatttactgttagttataatctatatatttatatcatgtgtactataaattttcattatggcttagaattactttaaattctaaaaattattttggagaatttgttgttatataaaaaagataaagtagGCGGACGGAGAAGATGGTGGAAAACGGGTTGGCAGGAGTGAGGCGGCAGACGGTAGCGAGCTTTGGGAACGCAGATTCTCACAGCACGTGGTCCGTCGAAAGGAGAAGATAGCCTACGCAGAAACAGTAATAGCAGAGTGAGAGAAAGCAGATGAGGTGAAAATAGAGACAGagatgaaatttaataatgaggAGAAGAGAATGGGATAATGAAGGAGACGGAAAAGGACAGAGTGAGGGAAGAAAGTGCGGTCGAGAGGAGGATAGAAGAGACTGGAAGAGAATTAAGAAAACAGAGTGAAAATGCCAAAAGGGAAAGAGATTAGGGAAAGATTTAGAAGTTTGGAGGCGAGACTGGAGAGGTGGCAGACGGGAGAAGAGGACTTGGATCCAGACGAGGAAGAAAAAAGGGGAAGAAAGGTATGGAGAAGCGGCTagggagaaagaagaggaagcaGAGGGGAAGAAAAAGACGGTCGGATGGCGACAAGCGGAGAAGAGGCGGAAAGGGAACAAGGAGCAAAGAAAGTCGGGGTAGAGAGGGAGCGGAGTGGAGGGACGATGGAGACTGGTGGGGGGGGAGGAAGCAGAGACAAGGAGGAGAAGAAAAGGATGGAGGAGAGAGCGGAGAGGGTAGAAGAGgcaaaagaggagagagagaggaaatgCTGAATTAGAAGGGAGGAGGAAGACAGGAAGAGACGGCAAGGAGGAGGGAGGAAGTGacagggaggaggaggggaaAGAGGAGGATAAGCGGATtgcaagaaagaaaataagagtTGTTTTTGATTATAGGTAGGAGTTAAAAAGGAGGTGATAATAGGAACAGAAACtgaagagaggagagacagAGGGTAGAAGAGGAGGCAGAGGATGACGGAGCCAGAAGAATTGGAGTTCGGGAGAGGACATTTAGATGGAATGAGAGGGGAGCAGAGAGGAATTAACTTGGAAGCGGCAATGAAGGCATTTGGAGAAGGAAACGAGAGAGGATAAGGAAGGATAAGgaaggggagagagggagaaagaggtaTAGAAAGGACGTGGAGGGGAGGAGGGGTATACGTCTGTAAGGCTGCTCAATGGCCAGGTTGGTAGGAGGAGATTAgaactgtaatatattataatgagaTATTGATAGGGAAGAAGTTGGGGGACAGGTGGACTTCCGCTTCGTTTACAATTGTGATTGTCttgttattgtatatttcgttcctgttttgttttatatattttatatatgttatatctttataagtATGGCTGATATGTAGAGGAGTATGAATGTATGGATAAACGGCTTGCTAGTGAAAGAAAAGAACGGTCAAGCAGATGAGAGAGGAGCCGAGGAGatcagagaaagagaaagagagacaaggAGGGGAGTTTACGAGGAGCAGGAGAGTGAAAAGAGCAGAGAAGAGCGTAAAGagtcggggggggggggctcaACAGCACGGAAAATGGAGAGATGACGGAGAGACAGCAAGTTGGGAAGAATGAGAGGTGGAAAGagaataatgatttaattgaTTGTCTTAGGAGGAGAAGcaggaaagaaggagagacgGCGAGAAAGCATGAGGGGAAAGAGACGAAGAGGCGGAGAGAGCAGAGGAAGAcaggagaaagaagagaggaggagaggccCCTTGATGAAAAACGGAAAGAGGAAATCAAGGAGAAGTAGAAGGAGGAGAGCAGAGATGAAGGGAGATGAATGGAAGAAGGACAATGAAGAAGGGgcaaaagagaggagagagtgGGATTAGGGGGTGGGGAAAAGGGGATAAGGGGATAAGGGCATGCGAGGGGGGTGGGGGTGTTAGAATGTAAGGGTCGCAAAGGGCCAGGTCGGTTCGGGAGTAGAGAGGATACAACTGTGAACGGTTCGGGAACGCTCCGTGGAAAAAGCGCCTTGTAACCCCATATTGGGACACAATAaagtcattattattattaaaaaagataaagtaaattaaaaatttatagaaaacatttattacatatacattaaaatacatgtatattacatatacataaaaaaatgttttgtaattttttcaaaaaataagaaataaattaataaatagaaataaatataaataacttgaatataaaaattattaaagtatattaaagtatattaaataaataaaaataatccttatatattaatataaagaaattatataacaaatatatatatatttaaaaaaacttattttacattctgatctttataaatatttattttttgcgttAAACTAATGGCTCCATCTTATATCTTCCTTCAAACACAACTTTTGTGTGAAACATTTTCCTCTAAAATGCTTTATTTCTGAGATATAAGTCTGTAGCACTTTAAGCGACTCACTCTGTATAATAACAACAAAatctcaaaaataatttttctttatctaaaataataatgtattatcatATTAGAAATCTATAATACATGTACTGTAAATATACAAACTTTTACTAATTGCAAATAACAAAACGCagccataaaaaattatgtttaagaatttattgttatataaaaacgaataaattaaaaatctataaaagcaTTTATCTAAAGCatctaaatctttttaatttttaatttactttattgaaaATACATAGAACACGTACTATATACTATATCAGAGTTACTTATCCATTTTagtcaatttatttatgactACAACTAGCATTAGTATGTCTCGATGCGCATTATGAAGAGGTTACTTATTATACGCATCGTGCGctcgcacacacgcacgcccacacacacacacacacacacacacacacacacacacacacacacacacacaatgcgTAAAATTTGGCCGGCAACTTCTCATGGTGCGCATCGGGTAATGCTAATGCTGATGAAAACAAACATAAACAGCCTAAATTGCATAGGTAACTTTGATATGTTAT
This genomic stretch from Monomorium pharaonis isolate MP-MQ-018 chromosome 4, ASM1337386v2, whole genome shotgun sequence harbors:
- the LOC118645331 gene encoding protein PXR1-like — translated: MPKGKEIRERFRSLEARLERWQTGEEDLDPDEEEKRGRKRSMNVWINGLLVKEKNGQADERGAEEIRERERETRRGVYEEQESEKSREERGEAGKKERRRESMRGKRRRGGESRGRQEKEERRRGPLMKNGKRKSRRSRRRRAEMKGDEWKKDNEEGAKERREWD